The following is a genomic window from Panacibacter microcysteis.
AGCAAAGCGGACAATATCTTTCCCAAAAACCCTGTTTACTTTGTCGAATGCCTGCATCATTGTTCGTTGTTTGGTACGCTCTGCAGTATCAAAAAAACTATACTGAATCTTGTCCTGCGGAATAATATCCAGCACCATTACGCCACACTTCATAAAGTTATAGCCGGGCTTGTAAATAATACTCAGGCCTTTCAGGGCATATTTGATTAATTCACTCGTGATGTTCGATGCAACTTCCAGCGCTAATGTGACACTATGCATGTATTGCTGATCCTGTGTCCTGTGAGGGTTTGTCTGTAAAAAAACATTCAACCGGGCAGCACAGGCGTTTTGTTGCCTCAGTTTAAGGGCACATAAAGCCGTATAATTGGTGACCGCTTCAGCAATTGTTTTATATTCGGTAATCAATTTTCCAAAAGATCTTGACGTACAAATATTCTTTTTAGCCGGAGGCGTAAATTCCCATTTAATGGAAGCCTGACCCCTTAACTCATGGATGAGCCGGAGACCTACCACACTCATTTGTTGCCTGATCCAGTCATCAGGTGCGCTTTTTAAATCCATCGCTGTTTTAAAGCCTTTGAGCGTCAGCTTACGGGCATACTGCATACCGATACCCCAAATATCACCCACCTCGGTAAAGGCCAGCATTTCGTCAATCAGCCGCTGATCCGCTGCCCAGTACACACCCACATCTTTATATCGCTTTTTTGCATAGCGGTTGGCCATCTTTGCCAATGTTTTTGTAGGTGCTATTCCCACAGTAACCGGGATGCCGATATGCTTCCTTATCGTTCTCCTGATTTCAACAGCCAGCTTCAGCAGGTCCGTATGTTGTAGTTCATGCATATCAAGAAATGCCTCATCAATTGAATAAATTTCCATCCGCGGAACAAAAGAAGCCAGCGTTTTCATTACCCGGTCACTTAAATCACCATACAAGGTGTAGTTAGAGGAAAAGATTTTTACATTATGTTCTTTTAACTGTTCCCTGATCATAAACTCCGGCGTACCCATCACAATACCAATTGCCTTTGCTTCGTCACTCCTGGCAATGGCACAACCATCATTGTTGCTTAGTACAACAATAGGCTTACCCTCCAGTTTGGGATTGAATAAGCGTTCACAGGAACAGTAGAAGTTGTTACAATCCACTAAAGCGTACATGGTTTTAAATCTTTTGTCTGTGTCACGATTCCTGT
Proteins encoded in this region:
- a CDS encoding Y-family DNA polymerase; the protein is MYALVDCNNFYCSCERLFNPKLEGKPIVVLSNNDGCAIARSDEAKAIGIVMGTPEFMIREQLKEHNVKIFSSNYTLYGDLSDRVMKTLASFVPRMEIYSIDEAFLDMHELQHTDLLKLAVEIRRTIRKHIGIPVTVGIAPTKTLAKMANRYAKKRYKDVGVYWAADQRLIDEMLAFTEVGDIWGIGMQYARKLTLKGFKTAMDLKSAPDDWIRQQMSVVGLRLIHELRGQASIKWEFTPPAKKNICTSRSFGKLITEYKTIAEAVTNYTALCALKLRQQNACAARLNVFLQTNPHRTQDQQYMHSVTLALEVASNITSELIKYALKGLSIIYKPGYNFMKCGVMVLDIIPQDKIQYSFFDTAERTKQRTMMQAFDKVNRVFGKDIVRFASQGFEKKYRLRAEFLSKRYSTNIDELVIIKD